A section of the Perognathus longimembris pacificus isolate PPM17 chromosome 7, ASM2315922v1, whole genome shotgun sequence genome encodes:
- the Eps8l3 gene encoding epidermal growth factor receptor kinase substrate 8-like protein 3, producing MSRPSSRAIYLHRKEYSQNLTSEPTLLQHRVEHLMTCKLGTQRVQEPKDALQKLQEMEAQGRVWSQDLILQVRDGWLQLLDIETKEELDSYRLDNIKALDVALNTCSYNSILSITVQESGLPSTSTLLFQCQEVGAERLKTSLQKALEEEIEQRPKYGGLHHPVENRWRGPSLERPFPIDQAPTAEWRSSPEPLHQTTPEHSIPPSPRPLLRYHSTQELNAFTPPPPKRSPSPEDPERDEELLNHILKDIELFTGKLKEIQGKASHKKKKLGKKKNKDQGGITQAQFIDCFQKIKLSFNLLGKLSIRMQETTAPEFVHIIFQTLNFILSQCPETGLTAQVVSPLLTTKAINLLQSCLSPNESNFWKGLGMSWTISRDDWTGMEPPPYQPTFYDGWQPAEPSSLQAPLRHQDSFSRPRLGSTLHFAQEETNSRGSQPGEVNLHSRPTKPILKMQVLYEFEARNPQELTVVQGEVLEVLDQSKRWWLVKNEAGHRGYIPSNILEPLQMGVPGSQGQSLLRAPMLRLSSKPEEVTAWLQAENFSTVTVKTLGTLIGSQLLRMQPGELQMLCPQEAPRILARLEAVRRTLGISP from the exons ATGTCCCGGCCCAGCAGCAGAGCCATTTACT TGCACCGGAAGGAGTACTCCCAGAACCTGACCTCAGAGCCCACCCTCCTGCAACACAGGGTGGAG cACCTGATGACATGTAAGCTGGGGACACAGAGAGTCCAGGAGCCCAAGgatgccttgcagaagctgcagGAGATGGAAGCACAGGGCCGAGTGTGGAGTCAAGACCTGATCCTACAGGTCAGGGATGGCTGGCTCCAGCTGCTGGACATCGAGACCAAG GAGGAGCTGGACTCTTATCGACTGGACAACATCAAGGCCTTGGATGTGGCACTGAACACCTGCTCCTACAACTCTATCTTGTCCATCACTGTGCAGGAGTCTGGCCTGCCAAGCACCAGCACGCTGCTCTTCCAGTGCCAGGAAGTGGGA GCAGAGCGATTGAAGACCAGCCTACAGAAAGCCTTGGAGGAAGAGATAGAACAAAG ACCTAAATATGGAGGCCTTCATCATCCGGTCGAGAACAGATGGAGAGGGCCTTCTCTGGAAAGGCCCTTTCCTATAGATCAGGCACCCACTGCGGAGTGGAGATCCTCTCCAGAACCACTCCACCAAACCACTCCAGAACACA GCATCCCACCATCCCCAAGACCCCTGCTACGCTACCACAGTACACAAGAACTAAATGCCTTCACTCCACCTCCTCCGAAGCGGAGTCCATCCCCTGAGGACCCTGAAAGAGATGAG GAGTTGCTGAACCACATCCTAAAGGACATCGAGCTGTTCACAGGGAAGCTGAAGGAGATCCAGGGAAAGGCCAGTCACAAGAAGAAGAagcttgggaaaaaaaagaacaaggatcAGGGTG GAATCACACAGGCACAGTTCATTGACTGCTTCCAGAAGATCAAATTGAGCTTCAACCTCTTG GGGAAGCTGTCCATCAGGATGCAAGAGACAACCGCCCCAGAATTCGTGCACATCATCTTCCAAACTCTGAACTTT ATCCTGTCCCAGTGCCCCGAGACTGGCCTGACAGCCCAAGTGGTCTCACCTTTGCTCACAACCAAAGCCATCAACCTTCTGCAGTCCTGTCTAAGCCCAAATGAGAGTAATTTCTGGAAGGGGCTGGGTATGTCCTGGACCATCAGCCG GGATGACTGGACAGGCATGGAGCCCCCACCTTACCAACCTACATTCTATGATGGCTGGCAGCCTGCAGAGCCCTCCTCCCTG CAGGCACCCTTAAGACACCAAGACTCCTTTTCTAG GCCTAGGTTAGGGAGCACCTTACACTTTGCTCAGGAAGAGACAAACAGCCGTGGTTCTCAACCTGGAGAAGTCAACCTCCATTCCAGACCGACCAAGCCCATCCTGAAGATGCAGGTGCTATATGAATTTGAAGCAAGGAACCCACAGGAACTGACCGTGGTCCAAGGAGAGGTGCTGGAG GTCTTGGACCAGAGCAAGCGGTGGTGGCTGGTGAAGAATGAAGCTGGACATCGTGGCTACATCCCCAGCAACATCCTGGAGCCCCTACAGATGGGGGTCCCTGGGAGTCAGGGCCAGTCTCTCCTTCGG GCTCCAATGCTTCGACTGAGCTCAAAGCCTGAGGAGGTCACAGCCTGGCTTCAGGCAGAGAACTTCTCCACTGT CACTGTGAAGACCCTTGGGACCCTGATAGGAAGCCAGCTCCTTCGCATGCAGCCTGGAGAACTGCAGATGCTGTGTCCACAGGAGGCCCCAAGGATCCTGGCCCGGCTGGAGGCTGTCAGAAGGACACTGGGA aTAAGTCCTTAG